The stretch of DNA CTGTGTCTGGGCgtgcatttctttctctctcttttttcttttaaaaatcctgctTGGGTTCCTTGGGATGCCTGAATCTGAGGATTGGAGTCTTTCATCAGTTCCGAttatttctctttatctctctggactgtgtaaaaaataaactGCTGGTCTGTCTTCcagttttctaattctttcttcagCTATGCTAATCCTCTCTTAAACCAGCCACTGAGGCTTACAAAAAAGTTTCgttatgatatttttcatttctagttctagtTGGATCTTTTCCCAAATCTGCTtgataacttttatatttttctgttcctcACTATTTATAGAGCATgtaatgggctgaattgtgttccctcaaaattcatatattgcaaTCCTAAATgccaatacctcagaatgtgactgtatttggagatagggcttttaaagaagtaattaaggttaaatgaggtcattgggatgggtcctaatccaatatgactggcgtCCTTACAGGAAGAGATCTTTGTGTATTTTGTGATCTGTGCTGATGAGCTCATATTTTCAGAGAGCTTTATCTATGGCAATTCTTTGAGTCAAATCTGAGAGGATTTGCTTTTCCAGGAGCCTAGGACTACTTTCAGCCCAGCAGCACTCTATACTAATTCTGTACTTCAGTTTTTTGGGACTACCCAGATAGTGTGGATTGAAGTTGGAAAATTATACAATAGCCTTGTGTTTATGAATAATCAAGGCAGAGATTTTGTTCCTTTACCCAAGTACTAAGGTTGGAGAAAGGCAGTTTGCCTTGATGTCTGGGTGGTCGTGGGGAGGGACAGCATATATCCAATTCATATCCACACTGACAATGTAACCTATTGGGGTCTCTTCACTGTGTGAAGATCTTCTACCAGATCCTGTGCTTTGTGAGGTCccaagcctttttctttttttttttcggctgcgCCGCCAAGCGGCTTGTAGGAGAttagtttccagaccagggatcaaatccgtgccccctgaagtggaggctctgagttctaaccactggaccaccaggggattcctgGAGGCTTTTTCCTCATGTGGCCCGACCACTGGAGTTTGACAGACGCCCTCAGGATGAAAGTCAGCTTTAGGGTTCCGAAGATAGTTCTAGAAGGAGAGGTCATTTTTAGCCCAGAGCCTCTGTCGGTTCTCCAGAAGGGTTAGGCTGGCCTGTGATGCGAAACATTCAATGCTGCCATCACCTCCATTCTGCTACTCTCCTGACCAGCTCAGTGAATCTTGCCTCTTATGAGAGCTGGGTCCAGAAGGAAAGCATCTTCTGGAAGCCAGCTCTAGATCGCCCAGGCTTTTGTGTCAAGTCCTTATCCATGCACGACTGTCCTGTGCTTCAGCCCTCCCCCCCACACAATCACAGAGTACCTCAGAGACCATGGATTCCCACCACCATCTCTCTGGTCACTTCTTCTCCATTTCCCACCCACTCCTTTGAAAAACTAAGTAGAAGAGTCATCTGTCTTGGAAGATATCTTGGTGACACTGTCCTCTTTCAGAAAGGGCTAGCAAGAGAGGCTAAGTTCAAAGACACGACATCCCCCAAAAGTGTATGGAGACAGGGTATTTGCCACGTCCCCTCAAGGAGAGCCTGCCAACTCTTATtgcaggaggatttttttttttttttttttttttttaattttaaaagcctgAGCCAGTGTATGGAGTGGGTATCTGGCTTGAAGCCATTTTGAAGCATCGTAACACAAGGCAGGTGGCTGAAAAGTGTCTACACACTCACCTGGCACTGCCTTTGGTTTCCCCAAGAGGGGAGCTGGACTTGGTCTCCAAGCTCTCTCCAGAAGCTCAGGACATCCAGCACGGGATGAGGGAGGCCAGCGACACAGAGCAAAAGTCTGCCTGAGAGACGCTCTACTCCGTCTGACAATTTTCCGGCTGTATGTAAAACCTCCAGTGTGATTTATgattagtttcttttttatgaaaaacatattttattccttaaaaagaaagcattttattaAATAGGTAGTGGGGTAATGTCTATAAACTTCCTCCACATCTTAATGCATTTGTTTTTCATCCTTACTGCTGGTCAGACCTCCATAACCACCTTTCACTCAGGGATCAAGAAAGGGCATTGCTATTACACTAGAGGAaataatttatgaatttttaagtGTGTATGACTTATTAATTTGTTCCCTAAATACtaaaataccatttttttaatgattaggtTTTGAATCTCTTTCTTTGGGGTTGGTCTTGTCCAGGGGAACCATAGGAACTGTGTGACCTGAGGACTGAGGGTCCCTCTTACTGGGTCTCACTGTGGACCAATTTGTGcaggttgaagaaaaaaaaagttctgacaaTGGGCTTATTGACACGCCTCTGACCTTCCTCATTAGCTGTTGTTGCCAGGCTCCCCCCTACCCCAGTAGACAGCCTGGGGCAGTAACAAGAGAAGCTAAGCATGTTTTCAAATTCAAAGTCAGGTCTGCAAAGAGCTGGGAGTTTGGGCTTTCTCCTTGGACAAGGGCAGGACTCAGCCCCCTCACGTTGTTACCAGCCGGGCCTCGTGTTTTCAGCAGGATAAATCAGGCCAATAAACTCTGCTGCTTGATGGAAGGTAAAAGGCATAAAGGTGAATATTATTTAGGAGACGAAAGATCAGTTAATGCTTGGGTAATGCTTAAGTCAAGAGAATTCTTTTTCTATTCCTGAAGGTGGTCACTTGGAAATTAAGCTTAAGTTGACTATGAGTCCCATAGGTCTAAAAAACGTGTCAAGTATTGGTCAACAAAATTACTGACATATTTGACAAAAGATGGTGGAATAAAATGctatctgtctctttctctttctggaacatacagaaaataatatcTATAATCCCCAAACCATTCTGAAGAATATTTGGCACTAATTGAACTAGAGTAGCAGGAGCAAGGGGTGCCAGCAACCAGACCAGTGCCTGACACGCGACAAACGTTGATTGAATGTATAATGAAGCATCCCCTCTTTAGATCTAAAGCAGGATGCTAACATCTCTGAAAGTAAGTGAAAGAATTCTATAAAACCCAACCTGGGGTGCTATACTTGGAACAATTAAGTTTAAATTCCTGAAGAGGACACAGGAGAAAGAAGGGCCGTTTCTGTAGTGGGATTCTAAAGTTTGTCATTTCAGAATGGCGGGGGATGTGTGGATGGCATAGGATGGAGTCCTAGAATCAGCCCTCTGTGTGTTCTAAGACCCCCGCTCCCCCAGCCTTTCTCACTGCAATAGAGAGGAAAGCCCCAAACTTAAAGTAGGTAGATATTCAGAGCAGAGAGCCCAGCCCATTTAAGCAGAAAACctagataataataattatgaataaaTGTAAAAGCTGTGCTTCATAACCTAAGAATATGATTAAAGCAACGCTCAGAGGAAAATTGTTAGGTTTAAGCACttaacattaataaataaaaaataatcaaaataatgcaTTGATTATTCAACTCAAGAAGTCTGAAAAAGAACCCAAGCTAATTACAGAAAGCAAAAGGAAGACATAATGTTGAGAgttgaaatgaataaattttaaaaaatagatatttggcagaaaaaaaaatgaatccaaaGTCTAATGCCTTTAAATGAAAGAGATAAACCATTAATATCCCACCCACCCCAAAACTGAAGGACAAAATACAAGtccataaaattagaaaggaGAATGGGGAAATAACACAAAGATGGAtgaaatttttagaaaactttATGCTCAATTCTAAGCAAACACATGGGAAAACCTAAGGAATTACCATGTATGATGTTGGGAAGTTGTCTAGATGGCAGACCCAGATAATTTcacaaatgaattattttaaatctttaagaAATAGGTCACTCTAACACTTTAAGAACCTTTCTAGAGTAAGGAAAATAAATGCTTCCAACGTCGTCTTATACAGCCAGCATAACGCTAATGCCAAAATTTGACACCGATGGTatatcatgcacacacacaactcACAAACAGAAGACCAGTTTTGCTAATAAATCTAatgcaaaaatcttaaataaaatattgatacattagttagcattttcttttttgcaactGACACACTTTCTAATAGCTCCTTGACCAGAGAGGAGAATATAGCtctattagaaaagaaaagaatttaaatatttcaatgcTACAGAAGGGCACTGTGGGAAAACTGACTTTTGATCATGACCTTTGACTCCAGGGTCGGTGTTAGAACCAACAGAGGAAAGAACATTAAATCAGAATCGAGAGGTGGCCTGCAGGTCGAGGTTGCTCACGAACACAGACTTTCACCCTGCTTTCTCCAGTCAGAAGTTTCTTTTGATTTTGCTACGCTTAAGGGCGGTGGCATGGGCGCTTAGGGTTGTGGATGTCAGCAAGGCCACGTTCAGTTCCAGCGCGAAGATCATGAAGCCCAACAGCGAGAAGCTGGACGAGTATGAGTTGGGCATCTCCCAGGCCGTCCTGCAGCTGGAGATGAACCCAGACCTCAAGGCCCAGCTGCGGGAGCTGAACTTCACGGCCGCCAAGGAAATTGCATTTGGTGGCGGTCGGAGAGCTATCATAATCTTTGTTCCCGTTCCGCAACTGAGATCTTTCCATAAACTCCAGGTCCAGCTAGTGCGTGAGTTGGAGAAGAAGTTCAGCAGGAAGCACGTTGTCTTTATCGCTCAGAGGAGAATTCTGCCTAAGCCAACTCGAAAAAGCCATACAAACAATAAGCAAAAGCGTCCCAGGAGCCGCATTCTGACTGCCGTGCACGACGCCATCCTGGAGGACTTGGTTTTCCCTAGTGAGATTGTGGGCAAGAGAGCGGATGGCAGCCGACTCATAAAGGTTCATTTGGATAAAGCACAGCAGAACGATGTGGAACACGAGGTTGAAACATTTTCTGGTGTCTGTAAGAAGCTCACCGGCAAGGACGTTAATTTTGAATTCCTAGAGTTTCAGTTGTAAacaaaaatgactaaataaaatattattcacaataaaaaaaaaaaagaggaagtttcttttgaaaaaagtggatgttctgggcttccctggtggcgcagtggttaagaatccgcctgccaatgcaggggacatgggttcgagccctggtccaggaagatcccacgtgccacggagcaagtaagcccgggtgccacaactactgatcctgcgctctagagcctgtgagccacaactactgagcctgcacgcctagagcccgtgctctgcaacaagggaagccaccgtagtgagaagcccgtgcaccgcaacggagagtagcccccgctcaccgcaactagagaaagcccgcgcgcagcaacaaagacccaacccagccaaaaataaataaaataaattaatttaaaaaaaaaagtgaatgttcTGTTTAGGTAAGTTCTTCGGAAAGGAGGATGTGAGCCTGTGACTACCGTTCCTCTTCCTGTTCAGTGAGACGGGCAGCCTGGTGGGTGAGATAAACAgggtgaggagagggagggagatggggccATTCTTCGGAAGAATAAAAATGGAGTTTGTAGAAGGGAGGTAAAGGCGACAGCAAAGAGACGGGCTGTGACATCCTTGGAGTGGCGTCGACGAGCAACACCAGCCATAAAGAAAGGCCGCGGTGGCTGGTCGTTGCTGGCAAGACCCTCACTAGTAAGAGGTTAGGGCTGAAGTCCTTTAGCCGACCGGTGGAAGCTTAGCCGACTGCGCTCTGTTTAATCCCCTCAGGCAAACAAGCCCTTCTCACCAGGCCTTGGACGGCAGCTCATGCCAATTCTGGCCTGAAGTGCCGGCCAGCTTTGGAAATTAGACCATTCTTCTGCGAGCCCTGGGGGGAAGTACATGAGTCGGTTTCTGAAGTGTGGAAAGCCACTCTGCTAATGGCACAAGGCTTCAGGATAATGCAGCCAAGCACTGAGTGGTAATAACAATCTCCAAGGTAAGTGTTCAGTGTGGAGCCAGGAAAGAACAAGGCTGCAACCCAACCTTGGCTCTGACTCTCCCAGGCTGGCCAGGCCCCTGAGGGGACATGGGGAGAAGTGGTTCTAGCACAGGACCTGTGGGATCGGAGATTGAAACTGGCCTtttgaaaactaaaactagagctaccatatgatccagcaatcccattcctgggcataagtcgggagaaaaccacaattcgaaaagatacatgcaccccaatgttcattgcagcactatttacaagagccaggacatggaagaaacctaaatgtccatcaacagaggaatggataaagaagatgtgatacatatatacaatggaatattactcagccataaaaaaggacaaaataatgccctttgcagcaccatggatggacctagagattgtcatactgagtgaagtaagtcagacagagaaagacaaatatcatatgatatcacatgtggaatctaaaaaaaggcaacaaatgaatttatctacaaaacagaagtagagtttcagatatagaaaataaaattatggttaccgggggcgggggggggggggggtaagagAGGGggaataaattggaagattgggattgacatatacacactactgtatataaaatagataactaataaggacctactgtatagcacagggaactctactcaatactctgtattggcctatatgggaaaagaatctaaaacagagtggatatatctatatgtataacagtttcactttgctgtacacctgaaactaacacaaaatatTGTGTGTtacacaacatttaaaaaaaaagaaagaaagaaagaaagaaactggccTTTTGAGAGAACAGCACCAGAAGCTAGAAACCCCCAGAAACACGTGAAACATTTTCCCAGAGGGATGCCCATCTCAGCTCCCCGAGCCACAGCAAGCTGCTGCTGATGGTTAAATTCCAAGAATGGGTAGAAAGTGAGTCTGGCTCTGAGACAAGACTTTCAGTTGATAGAGTACTATATATGAAGATCTTCCTCTAAGTAATTTCTTTCCTAACTGGCTAGAAAAAGAAGGGACAAAGGTTAGTTTTTAATCAGGTTAAGATCTCAAAGTCTGGATCAGTCTATTTTGTATAAGTATGTGTTTATCATCCAAAGTATTTAAGGGTCTTTGTTTTGGATTTGCCACCAGGAAAGGTATAAAGCAGTGTTCCCCTAAATAAATATAATGCCTCAAatggagttttaaatttttgagtaaccacattaaGGAGTTAGAGGATGTGAACTTTGGGTGATAACAACATGTcattgtaggttcatcaattgtaataaatgtttTGTCCAGCTGCGGGGTGTTGACAGTGGGGAAGCTTCGGGTGTGGGACGGAGCGGGTAGACGGGAACTCTCTCTACTTTCTGCTCAGCTTTGCTGTGATGCTAaatctgctctaaaaaataaagtctattttttttaaataaaaggaaatagaagaaattaattttaataatatattttatgtaaccaAATTATTATCACTTCAAcagataattaaaaacataataatgagCTCATTTACCTTCTATTTTCATGTTAAGCCTTGGAATTCAGCTCATCTCAATTCAGAGTAGCCACTTGGaagtgctcagtagtcacatgGGGGCTGGTGGCTACCGTATTAGACGATGAACGTAAAGGGTTATATCACATGGTCCCTGGGAGCTTATAAACATGCACCTTTATCCTGTGTTCAGTGCAGTGCAGCAGGGGAGCATGGAGAGATTTACCTGTTCAGACCCCACTGGAAAGAGATGGGAACTTCGCTAGAGTTTGGTGCCAGCTACTAGTACTAGGTGGGTTTTACAAAGCTCTTGCTTCCTTTCAGGTTCTGGTTAACTGACAACTTGGTTACCCAACCAGACCATTCAGAACTAATCCCTGATGGCTCCCAAAACAGATCCCACAGGACCAATTGGGCCAACCCAAATTCACATAGCTCCTCTTAGAGTATTTGCAAGGTCTCCATTCAGCCCAGATTTAGGGGGATGACACAAGGTAGGGGCAGAATGAAACTGACCCTCTGGATGATCCCTGTAGATTTCCTTAGCTTAAGGATTCGTGTGAATGCTTAGCCAGGACCAAGGCCAGTAGCAGGACTGGTTCAGACACACCACTCTTGCCACTCCTGGAGGGAAGTTTGGCCTAAACATCCACAGTTTAGGGGTGCAGTTCTTAAAGCGCCTCCGCCCTTCACATGCAGCTAGCGCCTCACCCCGCCACCCGCTTCCCGGATGTAGCTGCAGCTGGCAAACCTCAGCCCGCACTGGCTCGGACGCCTGCTCTGTCTATTCATCTAGCCGTGGCTTCCCACTCATCCTCCAGACCTCTGATCCCCAGGCTCTGATCCCTGGCTTAAAATCCACCTCTAGATCCCTTCAGGGATTCCTGTCTGGTTCTCTGACCTTTAACTTCTTGCTCAACTCTGCTTTCCTGATCCTGCAGTCTCTTAAGTGTGGGCAGAAGTTCTTCTCTGCCACAGGGACCCTGCGGAGCCCTCACCAGCCAGGCTGGCCCAAgcttcccctgcctcccctccccactcattGGCATTAGAGAGCCATTTGGGTGCAGTGAAGTCCAAGGCTAACCCCTGCCGCCAAAGTCCCGGGAAGCCCCTGATAGAAGGGCCAAGGGTGGGTCTCACAGGCCGGCCCTCGTCAAGGCCTCTCCGCTCCCACCATCTGCCCCACCTCCGTGTCGGAGCTACTGTGCTCATTTCAGAATGCTCAACTTCTACATCGGCAGAGTCTCAAAATTCAGCGCCTAGAACGCGTTGATGTTaacttccattctttctttctttcagtattGACACTGCACAAACCCATGCAACacaagaatttttctctctatgGGAGCTGAATACTACATCAGATCGCTATGTGATGACTTCTTTTGCAACTTCGGGTCTCTTTGGAGGTGAGGGCTTGAGAGAGACTCGATACATGCACAGGCATGAATGGGATTGTTCAGATAAACCTGTACTTTCCATAATTTCTATGAAGATTTCCAGAGCATACACTTCAGGGGAGGGTAAGGAGTTCTCCTATTACCTGCATTCCCTAAAAATCCACTGGTTTTGGTCTCCGTTTTTGCTCAGCCCCaagtaaagaaatatttaaaaatagaaaccctGAGACATTTCCGTTGTTCTGAACCGGATGATCACCGACGCTGAAATGTCGCAGCTTTCCACTAGGGGGAGACTCTAACGCAGTCCGGGCGCCAGGAGGAGCGGTCATGGAAGGTACTgaactggtggcgcagtggttaagagtccgcctgccaattcagggaatacgggttcgagccccggtccgggaggatcccacatgccacggagcaactaagcttgggcgccacaacaactgaagcccgtgtgcctagagcctgtgctctgcaacaagagaagccaccgcattgagaagcccatgcaccgctcgaagagtagcccccgctcgccacaactagagaaagcccgtgagcagcaacaaagaccccgcgcagccaaaaataataagtaaatttattttaaaagaaaaaagaaaagaaatgggattTATTGGGTGTGTGTCTTCTAACTGGAAACACAACTCTTTTCTGTATATTGGCTTTGATATGAGTTTGTGGTTAGATTTAATTTGGCTGCTGTCAGAGTGGATGTCCAGCCcctatttttttgtaatttaaaaaggtTAAACACTTTCTTTGCAGCCCagggcttttttccccctcactctCTATTAccaaataatacatataattGTCCCTTCTCTCTGGCTGAGCTGGGTACACACATAGTCAAACGAGTGGGTGGGCCCGTTCCTCTTAGTGTCGGCCAACTCAGTGTCAACCTCACAAGAGCCCAGTGTCCGCCAGACCTCTCTGGAAACTGTGACCTTCTCATTCAGTCTGACCAGCCGTGTGCTGCGAAGCCTACTCAATGCCAAGTCTACTCGGTACATTCATCACTTTGCCTGTATTAAAAATGCTTAAGAAGAAATGGGGTCGTTCttgcattttgaattttttcttttctttttacttactgTTTGAAAACCAGTGAGTAAAATGTATTTGCCTCTAGGGCAGTGACGTGGAGATGCTCTATTCCGACGGTAGGAGGTGCTGGGGTGGTGGGAAGAGCATCACTCTGGAGCCAGAAGATGTGTTTGAATCCCTGCAAAGCCTTACTTAGTGGTCCAAGGTTCTCGGTCTAACATAACCTCTCAGGCTTCAATTTCCATCAattaaataaggataataatgctCACGTCCTAGGATGTTTaggaagatggagaaagatatgCAGGTgaaaagacacaacacagcagccagcacatagtaggtgctcagcccATTACTTCTCCCCTTTGGTCATGAAGTCTCTTTGCTATCTCATCAGTTTTAAAGACTATCACTC from Balaenoptera ricei isolate mBalRic1 chromosome 21, mBalRic1.hap2, whole genome shotgun sequence encodes:
- the LOC132356743 gene encoding small ribosomal subunit protein eS7-like; the protein is MPKFDTDGSVLEPTEERTLNQNREVACRSRLLTNTDFHPAFSSQKFLLILLRLRAVAWALRVVDVSKATFSSSAKIMKPNSEKLDEYELGISQAVLQLEMNPDLKAQLRELNFTAAKEIAFGGGRRAIIIFVPVPQLRSFHKLQVQLVRELEKKFSRKHVVFIAQRRILPKPTRKSHTNNKQKRPRSRILTAVHDAILEDLVFPSEIVGKRADGSRLIKVHLDKAQQNDVEHEVETFSGVCKKLTGKDVNFEFLEFQL